In a single window of the Candidatus Krumholzibacteriia bacterium genome:
- a CDS encoding DUF4139 domain-containing protein, translating to MRTLILALLIFASSSIGELELTVYNKNLALVKESRVLEIEKGVSEVSLPGVPARILPETVHFHSPSGELRVLEQNFRYDLLHRESLLERYRGKEVRALIEGKWETVRLLAHGSPSNTGSPLGRILEVNGEIHVEDLILPELPEGLLLEPSLLCLLESRRGGKHDIELSYLSEGLEWKADYVAVVSPENRIDLQGWVTLNNQSGRDYLDAGLKLVAGDVNRVQSRNYPRGEKLAIGFDASRHGFSEESFFEYHLYTLGRRTNLLDREQKQVELLESRDIPGERDYLLRSNYGQMDTEARSLDVTLSFPNRKGEGPGLPLPGGIVRVYQEDRSGQLQFAGEDRISHTPEGESIRLKVGQSFDLRGEHRVLETDRQLRGKIIVSTIQILLRNHKDEKVTMTVLEGMPGWKEWKILSTSHKGEKESANTWKYEVEVPAKGEVVIDYRLRIS from the coding sequence ATGAGAACCCTGATCTTGGCCCTGTTGATATTTGCCAGCTCTTCCATTGGCGAGCTCGAACTCACTGTATACAACAAGAACCTGGCTCTCGTGAAGGAAAGTCGTGTTCTGGAAATCGAAAAGGGAGTGTCAGAAGTGTCCCTTCCCGGCGTTCCCGCCAGGATTTTGCCGGAAACGGTTCACTTCCACAGCCCGTCCGGAGAACTCCGGGTACTGGAACAGAACTTCCGCTATGACCTTCTCCATCGGGAGAGCCTGCTGGAACGATATCGCGGCAAGGAGGTTCGTGCCCTCATTGAGGGGAAGTGGGAGACGGTGCGCCTTCTGGCTCACGGGAGCCCTTCGAACACGGGGAGTCCCCTCGGGCGAATCCTGGAAGTAAATGGCGAGATTCATGTGGAGGATCTCATCCTTCCGGAACTTCCCGAAGGCCTGCTTCTGGAACCCTCGCTGCTATGCCTGCTGGAATCCCGGCGTGGAGGAAAGCATGACATCGAACTCAGCTACCTCAGTGAAGGCCTGGAATGGAAGGCGGATTATGTGGCAGTCGTCAGTCCGGAGAATCGAATCGACCTTCAGGGATGGGTCACCCTGAACAACCAGAGTGGGCGAGACTATCTCGATGCTGGGCTCAAACTGGTCGCCGGCGATGTCAACCGGGTTCAATCAAGGAATTACCCTAGAGGGGAAAAACTCGCCATAGGTTTCGATGCTTCCCGGCATGGCTTCAGCGAGGAGTCCTTCTTCGAGTACCACCTCTACACCCTCGGCCGGAGAACCAACCTGCTGGACCGGGAACAGAAGCAGGTGGAACTGCTGGAGTCCCGGGACATTCCCGGCGAGAGGGATTACCTGCTGAGATCAAACTACGGTCAAATGGACACCGAAGCACGGAGTCTGGATGTCACCCTGAGTTTCCCGAACAGGAAGGGAGAGGGTCCGGGGCTTCCGCTACCCGGCGGCATCGTGCGTGTTTATCAGGAGGACCGCTCCGGGCAGCTTCAGTTTGCAGGAGAGGACAGAATCTCCCACACGCCGGAAGGTGAGTCGATTCGCCTGAAAGTTGGACAGAGCTTCGACCTTCGCGGCGAGCACCGTGTGCTTGAAACCGATCGGCAGCTTCGCGGGAAAATCATCGTCTCGACCATTCAGATTCTGCTCCGCAATCACAAGGATGAAAAGGTGACCATGACGGTGCTGGAAGGAATGCCGGGCTGGAAGGAATGGAAGATCCTTAGCACGAGCCACAAGGGCGAGAAGGAATCTGCAAACACCTGGAAGTATGAAGTGGAAGTTCCCGCCAAGGGAGAAGTGGTGATCGACTACCGACTGCGTATTTCCTAG
- a CDS encoding oligosaccharide flippase family protein has protein sequence MILRNFLSLAFGRFTALAIGALVTFVLARALGVESYGEFIAALASAELFAAFLDLGLSRILVKEGSVDRKRVGGHLANILLIKSLLSAAVLLLVHLLALRMGWMSPLYQLTMLLMLCKVADSFGIMFDGVFQVFQRMEYSAIILVTGRVFLLISVLAGWVSGRGILYFGWLYFLISALTAMATVLIASRRFASPKSGMISLRETVGREGIFFAISSILYMVNSRVDMLVLREWASPEALGLYASAIRLALVFQILPMVLQAAVLPVLFDYGRNQRERLPGFYRDYLRRSLLLSLFPLLLLGLFPQELIGTLFGENYLPAAGWLKWLALLLPLRFLSLAPGNLLTALDRQRERTLCVSSGVALTLFLMFWRVPAGGVGSVIVALISGEALMAALCLLAAFRQGYGVDLKMLARVLVALAVSALLLSGVQRILDPGFLGAIFLLPLLVIPSILLSRAASLQELREIVRRPTP, from the coding sequence GTGATTCTGCGAAATTTCCTGTCCCTTGCCTTTGGTCGCTTTACGGCGCTTGCCATCGGCGCGCTGGTCACCTTTGTCTTGGCCCGTGCTCTGGGTGTGGAGAGCTATGGTGAGTTCATTGCCGCCCTGGCTTCTGCGGAACTCTTTGCAGCTTTTCTGGATCTCGGCCTCAGTCGCATTCTGGTCAAGGAAGGCTCGGTAGACCGCAAGAGAGTGGGGGGGCATCTGGCAAACATCCTCCTCATCAAGTCCCTTCTTTCGGCCGCAGTTCTCCTGCTCGTCCACCTGCTGGCTCTTCGCATGGGCTGGATGAGCCCCCTCTACCAACTCACCATGCTCCTGATGCTCTGCAAGGTGGCCGACAGTTTCGGGATTATGTTCGATGGGGTTTTTCAGGTTTTCCAGAGAATGGAATACTCGGCCATCATTCTGGTGACAGGGCGTGTCTTTCTTCTGATCAGCGTTCTTGCGGGCTGGGTCTCCGGGCGCGGGATCCTGTACTTCGGCTGGCTCTACTTTCTCATCAGCGCCCTCACGGCGATGGCCACCGTCCTGATTGCCAGCCGGCGTTTTGCCTCTCCGAAGTCGGGCATGATCTCCCTTCGGGAAACCGTGGGACGGGAGGGCATCTTCTTTGCCATCTCGAGCATCCTCTACATGGTCAACTCGCGGGTGGACATGCTGGTTTTGCGGGAGTGGGCGAGTCCGGAGGCACTGGGGCTCTATGCTTCAGCGATTCGCCTGGCCCTGGTCTTCCAGATTCTTCCCATGGTTCTTCAGGCGGCCGTTCTGCCGGTACTCTTTGACTATGGTCGCAACCAGCGGGAACGACTGCCGGGATTCTACCGGGACTATCTTCGCAGAAGCCTCCTGCTCTCGCTCTTCCCTCTCCTTCTCCTCGGTCTTTTCCCGCAAGAGTTGATAGGAACGCTCTTCGGCGAGAACTACCTCCCGGCCGCAGGCTGGCTGAAGTGGCTTGCTCTCCTTCTGCCCCTGCGCTTTCTGTCTCTGGCTCCCGGGAATCTGCTGACGGCCCTGGATCGGCAAAGGGAACGAACTCTCTGTGTGTCTTCCGGAGTGGCTCTGACCCTCTTCCTGATGTTCTGGCGAGTGCCCGCAGGAGGAGTCGGGAGCGTGATTGTGGCCTTGATCAGCGGAGAAGCCCTGATGGCAGCCCTTTGCCTCCTTGCGGCTTTCCGGCAGGGCTACGGAGTGGATCTGAAAATGCTGGCGAGGGTCCTCGTGGCTCTTGCTGTATCGGCACTTCTCTTGTCCGGGGTTCAGAGGATCCTGGATCCCGGATTCCTGGGCGCGATCTTCCTGCTTCCCCTCTTGGTGATTCCGTCCATCCTCCTCAGTCGTGCGGCCAGTCTGCAAGAGCTGAGGGAGATTGTCCGAAGGCCGACTCCCTAG
- a CDS encoding S8 family serine peptidase encodes MRLRLASLLILLSLLATAAEIAEGLEERIAENGTLPVWVFFRDKGEISESRFEEARGLLSEAAFVRRAKVRSELLTERDLPLDEAMLQGIRDKGITIRAESRWLNAVSVLADKEALRELSALDYVRFLRPVAGSSRRELNMMPAPPSSRSGLEDPIDYGNTVQELQQINVPPVHQLGIHGEGVIVGMLDTGFNTNHEALADLDVLGTWDFINDDPVVSNEDGDPDSQENHGTMTLSSLAGYMPGTHVGVAFGASFYLAKTEDVSQEIPLEEDHWVEGIEWLEAQGCQVVSSSLGYYDWYVFDDMDGNTAVTTIAADYAVSLGVVVVNSAGNSRNGFGHIIAPADGDSVIAVAAVDENGEFASFSSPGPSADGRIKPDVSARGVANHVAYPGTWDEYTLVSGTSLSCPLSAGVAALLLSAHPDATPMEIRDAMRETADRADNPDNDYGWGILDAEAALEYLTFTASPASTPRWTLHAWPNPFNPKVRIEFSLEEATFARLEIHDLKGRLLDLLLDESLAAGTHSLLWHGKDREGRELPSGIYFARLVSGQDQQVRKMLLLK; translated from the coding sequence ATGAGACTGCGTCTTGCATCACTACTGATTCTCCTGAGTCTTCTTGCCACTGCGGCCGAGATTGCCGAAGGGCTTGAAGAGAGGATTGCCGAAAATGGGACGCTTCCCGTGTGGGTCTTCTTTCGTGACAAGGGCGAGATCAGCGAATCCCGATTCGAGGAAGCAAGGGGACTCCTCAGCGAAGCGGCCTTCGTCCGCCGGGCGAAGGTGCGAAGCGAGTTGCTCACGGAAAGAGACCTTCCTCTTGATGAGGCGATGCTTCAGGGCATTCGCGATAAGGGAATCACGATCCGTGCCGAGAGCCGGTGGCTCAACGCGGTTAGTGTCCTTGCAGACAAGGAAGCCCTGCGAGAGCTTTCCGCTCTGGACTATGTTCGCTTCCTGCGCCCGGTGGCTGGTTCCAGCAGGCGCGAACTGAACATGATGCCCGCTCCTCCCTCCTCCCGCTCCGGACTGGAAGACCCGATTGACTACGGGAACACGGTTCAGGAACTTCAGCAGATCAATGTTCCGCCCGTCCACCAGTTGGGGATTCATGGAGAGGGAGTGATCGTGGGAATGCTCGATACGGGCTTCAATACAAACCACGAGGCACTTGCAGATCTTGATGTTCTTGGAACCTGGGACTTCATCAACGATGACCCCGTGGTGAGTAATGAAGACGGAGATCCTGATAGCCAGGAAAACCACGGCACGATGACACTGTCCTCTCTGGCCGGGTATATGCCAGGGACACATGTGGGCGTGGCTTTCGGAGCCAGCTTCTATCTGGCGAAGACCGAGGATGTCAGTCAGGAGATTCCTCTCGAGGAAGACCACTGGGTGGAAGGCATCGAGTGGCTGGAGGCCCAGGGATGCCAGGTCGTCAGTTCCAGTCTCGGCTACTATGACTGGTATGTCTTCGACGATATGGATGGCAACACCGCCGTGACGACCATCGCCGCCGACTATGCGGTGAGCCTCGGTGTGGTTGTGGTCAACAGTGCGGGAAACAGTCGAAACGGTTTCGGACACATCATCGCCCCCGCAGACGGCGACAGTGTGATCGCCGTTGCTGCCGTCGATGAGAACGGGGAGTTTGCTTCTTTCTCCTCCCCCGGCCCTTCGGCCGATGGCAGAATCAAGCCCGATGTCTCGGCTCGCGGCGTGGCTAATCATGTGGCCTACCCCGGAACCTGGGACGAGTACACGCTGGTGTCCGGCACCTCTCTTTCCTGCCCCCTGAGCGCAGGCGTAGCGGCACTTCTTCTGTCCGCCCATCCGGATGCGACTCCCATGGAGATTCGCGATGCCATGCGGGAAACGGCCGACCGGGCAGACAACCCTGACAATGACTATGGCTGGGGTATCCTCGATGCGGAGGCGGCTCTGGAGTACCTGACCTTCACGGCTTCTCCAGCGTCCACGCCTCGATGGACTCTTCATGCCTGGCCCAATCCCTTCAATCCGAAGGTCAGAATCGAGTTCAGTCTCGAAGAGGCTACTTTTGCTCGTCTGGAAATCCATGATCTGAAGGGCCGCCTTCTCGATCTTCTTCTCGATGAATCCCTTGCCGCGGGAACTCATTCTCTGCTATGGCATGGAAAGGATCGGGAGGGGCGAGAGCTTCCAAGTGGAATCTATTTCGCGCGACTTGTCTCCGGCCAGGATCAGCAGGTTCGAAAGATGCTCCTCCTGAAATAG
- a CDS encoding DUF2817 domain-containing protein, which translates to MGRVQLRSLFFSFFLLLSLPLLSAEIPINENGLPLWEEAVYTDYPIRIRLKDSGELRELLDRVEIPGFHREQVKVIADTPFSSQIHFEPRITETVAHNLREAGIPFERIEDAEKLERRQMEKVWAAQSSLGGDTFLRGDRGVYHTHAQAGAILQQAEADHPAIADFFNVGNSVQGRELWMIRISDNVMSEENEPELRLSSTMHGNEPPGMEMLLYLVDYLTDNYGSDPDVTYLVDNYELHIMPLHNPDGHAVGSRYNANGVDLNRNFPVPDGSIGEDGTYSEQIETILFKNYAFDHHFVISENGHSGALVVNYPWDYTYTLTPDNDAIILLSEEYSYYNSPMWNGDWWHGITNGADWYVVHGSLQDWSYEETGCIDVTIEYSDSYSPPASQLETYWNNNRESFMHWIKAARYGVNGTVTASDTGLPLEATVTVAGNAKSVSTDPDFGDYYKLLDNGSWDISYSAPGYITHTEYGVSTNWGTPTVLNVQLNPVANGDVWGYVIGGGNPLDATIEVRSWPSDTYVTTTFSSAASGGLYSVNLVYGEYKLIASEDGFMDAESIINLNSDDLQQNFSLYASEELLLFDDDFESGDGQWTGGWSLTSSTSSSPTHSMTDSPSGDYGNNESNPTAMIAGVNLSGVMEPVLSFQARWEIETNWDCVQLQVSVNGGSSWTAVSTQFTEPGSGQGSQPSGEPVFEGTQNSWVENTVDLSAYEEESDLRFRFLLSSDSSVRKDGFYFDDFSIVGTVVSTDAENPVYQTALRGAWPNPFNPKTSLRFELESRSVCRISVHDVRGREIALLQDGPLDAGSHDLSWDGRNHKGRALPSGVYFARMQSGGKLFTQKLTLLK; encoded by the coding sequence ATGGGACGTGTACAGTTGCGATCGCTTTTCTTTTCCTTCTTCCTTCTTTTATCCCTCCCTCTCCTTTCTGCGGAAATCCCGATCAATGAGAATGGTCTCCCGCTCTGGGAAGAAGCGGTGTATACGGATTATCCGATTCGGATTCGACTGAAGGATTCCGGCGAGCTTCGGGAACTTCTTGATCGGGTAGAGATCCCCGGCTTCCATCGGGAACAGGTAAAGGTGATTGCAGACACACCGTTTTCCTCACAAATCCACTTTGAACCGCGCATCACGGAAACGGTGGCCCACAATCTCCGGGAGGCAGGAATCCCGTTTGAGAGGATAGAGGATGCCGAGAAGCTTGAGCGCCGTCAGATGGAAAAGGTCTGGGCCGCGCAGTCCTCTCTGGGTGGCGACACCTTCCTGCGGGGCGACCGCGGCGTGTATCATACCCATGCCCAGGCGGGAGCCATCCTTCAGCAGGCAGAAGCCGATCACCCGGCCATCGCCGATTTCTTCAACGTCGGAAACAGCGTGCAGGGCCGTGAACTCTGGATGATCCGCATCAGCGACAATGTGATGAGTGAGGAGAACGAGCCGGAGCTTCGACTGTCAAGCACCATGCACGGAAACGAGCCCCCCGGAATGGAGATGCTCCTCTACCTGGTGGACTACCTTACCGACAACTACGGCAGTGACCCCGATGTCACCTACCTCGTCGACAACTACGAACTTCACATCATGCCCCTGCATAACCCGGACGGCCATGCAGTCGGGAGTCGTTACAATGCCAATGGCGTGGACCTCAACCGCAACTTCCCGGTGCCCGATGGTTCCATCGGTGAAGACGGAACCTATAGCGAGCAGATCGAGACCATCCTTTTCAAGAACTATGCTTTCGACCATCACTTCGTGATCAGTGAGAACGGTCACAGTGGCGCTCTCGTGGTGAACTATCCCTGGGACTACACCTACACGCTTACGCCCGACAATGACGCGATCATCCTTCTCAGCGAGGAGTACAGCTACTACAACTCCCCGATGTGGAACGGGGACTGGTGGCATGGCATCACGAACGGTGCCGACTGGTATGTCGTCCACGGCAGTCTCCAGGACTGGAGCTACGAGGAGACGGGTTGCATTGATGTGACCATCGAGTACAGCGATAGCTATTCCCCTCCGGCCAGCCAACTGGAAACCTACTGGAACAACAACCGGGAAAGTTTCATGCACTGGATCAAGGCCGCTCGCTACGGTGTGAACGGAACCGTGACGGCTTCCGACACCGGTCTGCCTCTGGAGGCCACGGTGACCGTAGCCGGCAATGCGAAGTCTGTCAGCACGGACCCGGATTTTGGAGACTATTACAAGCTTCTCGACAACGGCAGCTGGGACATCAGCTACTCCGCGCCAGGCTACATTACGCACACGGAGTACGGGGTTTCCACCAACTGGGGCACGCCCACGGTGCTCAATGTCCAACTCAATCCCGTGGCGAACGGGGATGTCTGGGGCTATGTGATCGGCGGTGGCAATCCTCTGGATGCGACCATTGAAGTGCGAAGCTGGCCCTCCGATACCTATGTGACCACGACCTTCAGTTCTGCCGCATCCGGGGGACTGTATTCCGTGAACCTGGTCTATGGAGAGTACAAGTTGATTGCCAGTGAGGATGGTTTCATGGATGCCGAGAGCATCATCAACCTGAACTCCGATGATCTGCAGCAGAACTTTTCTCTCTATGCCAGTGAAGAACTCCTTCTCTTTGACGATGATTTCGAGAGCGGCGATGGTCAGTGGACGGGTGGATGGAGTCTGACAAGCTCTACTTCCTCAAGTCCCACGCACTCGATGACCGACAGTCCTTCCGGTGACTACGGCAACAACGAGAGCAACCCCACGGCCATGATTGCCGGGGTCAACCTCTCGGGAGTCATGGAACCGGTTCTGAGTTTCCAGGCGCGCTGGGAAATCGAGACGAACTGGGATTGTGTGCAGTTGCAGGTTTCCGTCAATGGCGGCTCCTCCTGGACAGCCGTTTCGACGCAGTTTACAGAGCCGGGAAGTGGGCAGGGAAGCCAGCCTTCCGGGGAACCGGTTTTCGAGGGAACCCAGAATTCCTGGGTGGAGAACACCGTCGACCTGTCTGCCTACGAAGAGGAATCAGACCTCCGCTTCCGTTTTCTGCTGAGCAGTGATTCCTCGGTTCGCAAGGACGGTTTCTACTTCGATGACTTCAGCATTGTGGGAACCGTGGTCAGTACGGACGCGGAGAACCCGGTCTATCAAACCGCTCTTCGGGGAGCCTGGCCCAATCCCTTCAATCCGAAAACCTCCCTGCGCTTCGAACTGGAGAGTCGTTCTGTGTGTCGCATCTCTGTCCACGATGTCCGTGGACGGGAAATCGCGCTTCTTCAGGACGGCCCGCTTGATGCCGGTTCCCACGATCTTAGCTGGGATGGCCGGAACCATAAGGGCCGCGCACTTCCCAGCGGGGTCTACTTCGCTCGCATGCAAAGCGGGGGAAAGCTCTTTACTCAAAAACTGACCCTCCTGAAATGA
- the ispH gene encoding 4-hydroxy-3-methylbut-2-enyl diphosphate reductase, with protein sequence MPKIILAKSAGQCFGVKRAFNIAMDAAGRDKPVGMLGDIVHNEHVVKKIDDAGVKVISGIGEMDDEASLLIRAHGAHPEVYRKAGEQGREILDATCPLVHEIHQVAREMAAGGYHLIVIGDHGHDEVIGIAGQVEGAIVLAAPEEVENRIPSRLRKVGIVVQSTQKIENVQRILFELLPRVRELRYVDTICGPTKTHQREIRSLPSEVDVMVIVGSFSSANTCRLTELSQENNPRTHQVEDASGLENSWFEGAGTIGVSAGASTPDWIIEEVVQALEKLQD encoded by the coding sequence ATGCCGAAGATCATTCTGGCCAAGAGCGCAGGGCAGTGTTTCGGAGTGAAACGCGCTTTCAATATCGCCATGGACGCTGCCGGGCGCGACAAGCCCGTCGGCATGCTCGGTGACATTGTTCATAACGAGCATGTGGTCAAAAAGATCGATGATGCCGGTGTGAAAGTGATTTCCGGGATTGGGGAGATGGACGATGAGGCCAGCCTCCTGATCCGTGCACATGGAGCGCACCCCGAGGTCTACCGAAAGGCCGGCGAACAGGGGCGGGAAATCCTGGATGCGACCTGTCCTCTGGTGCATGAGATCCATCAGGTTGCCCGTGAGATGGCCGCCGGCGGATATCACCTGATCGTGATCGGGGACCACGGACACGACGAGGTCATAGGCATTGCCGGGCAGGTGGAAGGTGCCATCGTCCTGGCCGCGCCGGAAGAGGTGGAGAACCGCATCCCTTCCCGCCTGAGGAAGGTTGGCATTGTGGTTCAGTCCACGCAGAAGATTGAAAATGTCCAGCGCATTCTCTTTGAGCTTCTGCCGCGAGTTCGCGAACTGCGCTATGTGGACACGATCTGCGGTCCGACCAAGACTCACCAGCGGGAGATCCGGTCCCTGCCTTCAGAAGTCGATGTCATGGTCATCGTCGGCTCCTTCAGTTCCGCAAATACCTGCCGCCTGACCGAGCTCTCGCAGGAGAATAACCCCCGGACTCATCAGGTGGAAGACGCATCAGGGCTGGAAAACTCCTGGTTTGAGGGGGCAGGCACCATCGGAGTCAGTGCGGGTGCCTCTACTCCCGACTGGATCATTGAAGAAGTGGTCCAAGCCCTTGAGAAGCTTCAGGACTGA
- a CDS encoding FlgD immunoglobulin-like domain containing protein produces MTRSILILALTLLSALPLMAESVLPVEREFASGSRVQIYPADYVRDHFLRQTADMSFLQLPGSPPMELVLPSETVFFDHDPEEAIDALQSLSYPRPVDRIEIIFLPLPLREHSHSFARGNRIFLAPAEVEIPEEITHMTVVHELGHLFQYAKMSDMNTSLWSQYRQLRRISNEDIYHDSAIHANRPHEIFAEDFRYLFGGDLANYSGTIENHDLSLPDEVFGLREFFLSLSDKIVPASLLQASCFPNPFNPRTTVKVDAEVDLIGETLTVRVFDAQGRQVRELYRGTLFTQSLSFQWDGRDNGNRPLPSGVYFSRIRVGDHRAGSKMILLQ; encoded by the coding sequence ATGACCCGCAGTATCCTGATCCTGGCTCTGACGCTTCTTTCGGCCCTGCCTCTGATGGCTGAAAGCGTCCTGCCTGTGGAAAGGGAGTTTGCCAGTGGCAGCCGGGTCCAGATCTATCCAGCCGACTATGTGCGGGATCATTTTCTCCGTCAGACCGCAGACATGTCATTCCTCCAGCTTCCCGGGTCTCCGCCCATGGAACTTGTCCTGCCGAGCGAGACCGTTTTCTTCGACCACGATCCGGAAGAAGCGATAGATGCCCTGCAGTCCTTGAGCTATCCGAGACCGGTGGACCGGATTGAGATCATCTTCCTGCCTCTCCCTCTTCGGGAACACTCCCACAGCTTTGCCCGGGGAAACCGGATCTTTCTTGCTCCCGCTGAAGTGGAGATTCCCGAAGAAATCACCCACATGACCGTGGTGCATGAGTTGGGGCACCTGTTCCAGTATGCGAAGATGTCCGACATGAATACCTCGCTCTGGAGCCAGTACCGTCAACTGCGCAGGATAAGCAATGAAGACATCTATCACGATTCAGCGATTCACGCGAACCGCCCCCACGAGATTTTCGCTGAAGACTTCCGCTACCTCTTTGGAGGAGATCTGGCAAACTACAGCGGGACTATCGAGAACCACGATCTTTCCTTGCCCGACGAAGTCTTCGGTCTGAGGGAGTTCTTCCTGTCCCTTTCCGACAAGATCGTCCCGGCTTCGCTCCTGCAGGCCAGTTGTTTTCCCAATCCCTTCAACCCAAGAACCACGGTGAAAGTGGACGCAGAAGTCGATCTGATTGGCGAGACCCTGACGGTGAGAGTTTTCGATGCTCAGGGACGACAGGTTCGCGAGCTCTATCGCGGAACTCTCTTTACCCAGAGCCTGAGTTTCCAATGGGATGGGCGAGACAACGGGAATCGGCCTCTTCCTTCCGGGGTCTATTTTTCCCGAATCCGTGTGGGTGACCACCGCGCGGGCAGCAAGATGATCCTCCTTCAGTAG
- a CDS encoding BamA/TamA family outer membrane protein: MARLLFIVLIPVLFLPGLAQPLLPVIEGLEEISHEGRVLSEIRLEGNRRTRDLAILRELYLQPGLAFDIRLLQRDLRFLDSIGLFESVSAQVREEEDRLILTLLVRERGLSSMRQLYPNLDFDSRMRPRLSLIYRHRNLRGLREDLTLMKSQGWEEGMYLKLNRPWLGVQPLEHTFLYSHRDLDAEDRDEFRESWGSFSLWIPLDRSRPLDRRFLIQLLLGERYQEEGEDSWEESLNAASVGFSVDLRERMIRPDRGVSFLCVLSRFSPLIGSSHDLKKLILKGARYRRLPGGSVLAMKAELGLQSGDLYHRGSWGLGGIDAVRGWAQGEWSGWDAGAGGEPQGRNRFLARLEIRRDLFPRSCFQIWRVGKVLIEAESLLFVDAGVLWNRGMPWDTQSASATFSPGIGLRLFSPFGDVLRLEAGLNPEGGVRLHLGTRLP, translated from the coding sequence GTGGCGAGATTACTCTTCATTGTTCTCATTCCGGTTCTCTTTTTGCCGGGCTTGGCCCAGCCGCTTCTTCCCGTAATCGAGGGGCTGGAGGAGATTTCTCATGAGGGACGGGTTCTTTCGGAGATTCGTCTGGAAGGGAATCGTCGTACCCGGGATCTTGCCATCCTTCGGGAACTCTACCTTCAGCCGGGCCTTGCCTTTGATATCCGTCTCTTGCAACGGGATCTTCGCTTTCTTGACAGCATCGGTCTTTTTGAATCCGTCTCGGCTCAAGTCCGGGAGGAAGAGGACCGCCTGATTCTGACTCTTCTTGTCCGGGAGCGAGGGCTGTCCTCCATGCGGCAGCTTTACCCGAACCTGGACTTTGATAGCAGGATGAGGCCCCGCCTGTCCCTGATCTACCGGCACCGGAATCTACGGGGTCTGCGGGAGGATCTCACCCTGATGAAGAGCCAGGGCTGGGAAGAGGGCATGTATCTGAAGCTGAATCGCCCATGGCTGGGAGTTCAGCCACTGGAACACACCTTTCTCTACTCTCACCGGGATCTCGATGCCGAGGACCGGGATGAGTTTCGCGAATCCTGGGGCTCCTTCTCTCTCTGGATTCCCCTGGACCGAAGTCGCCCTCTGGATCGACGATTTCTGATCCAACTCCTCCTGGGAGAGCGTTATCAGGAGGAAGGCGAGGATAGCTGGGAGGAATCCCTGAATGCGGCCTCGGTCGGCTTCAGCGTGGATCTTCGGGAACGCATGATCCGCCCGGATCGGGGTGTCAGTTTTCTTTGCGTTCTCAGTCGATTCAGTCCCCTGATTGGCAGCAGCCATGACCTGAAAAAGCTCATCCTGAAGGGAGCGCGTTACCGCCGCCTTCCCGGAGGAAGCGTTCTTGCGATGAAGGCGGAACTGGGTCTTCAATCGGGAGATCTTTATCACCGGGGAAGCTGGGGGCTTGGCGGGATTGATGCCGTGCGAGGCTGGGCCCAGGGAGAATGGTCCGGCTGGGATGCCGGGGCCGGGGGAGAGCCGCAGGGCAGGAACCGCTTCCTCGCCCGTCTGGAAATTCGAAGGGATCTCTTCCCCCGAAGCTGTTTCCAGATCTGGCGCGTGGGGAAGGTGCTCATTGAGGCGGAGAGTCTCCTCTTCGTGGACGCCGGAGTTCTCTGGAACCGGGGCATGCCCTGGGATACGCAGAGTGCTTCTGCGACTTTTTCCCCGGGAATCGGACTGCGACTCTTCTCTCCCTTCGGGGATGTTCTTCGACTGGAGGCCGGTTTGAACCCCGAAGGCGGTGTCCGACTTCACCTGGGAACCCGTCTGCCCTGA